Proteins found in one Acinetobacter sp. XH1741 genomic segment:
- the aspS gene encoding aspartate--tRNA ligase gives MMRTHYCGSLTEAQIDQTVTLCGWVHRRRDHGGVIFLDMRDRDGLVQVVIDPDTPEAFATADKARSEYVLKITGRVRRRYEGTENSNMVSGQIEVLGKEIEVLAASETPPFPLNDDTINVSEEHRLKYRFLDIRRPEMLDRLRFRSKVTNLIRNYLDDHGFLDVETPILTRATPEGARDYLVPSRVQNGSFYALPQSPQLFKQLLMVGGIDRYYQIAKCFRDEDLRADRQPEFTQIDIETSFLNDDEIMDLMEGMTVKLFNELLGVKFEKFRRMPYSEAMRDYASDKPDLRIPLKLVDVADLMQEVEFKVFAGPAKDPKGRIVALRVPGAASLPRSAIDEYTKFVGIYGAKGLAYIKVNELAKGIEGLQSPIVKFIEPIVLELLDRVGAQDGDIVFFGADKAKVVNDAMGALRVKIGHDLNLSTCEWAPLWVVDFPMFEETDDGKWTSVHHPFTLPKSSVEDVKSNPGEALSVAYDMVLNGTEVGGGSLRIYTLEMQKAIFEALGISDEEAEEKFSFLLNALRYGAPPHGGLAFGLDRLVMLMTGATSIRDVIAFPKTKTAECPLTQAPAPVEANQLRDLGIRLREKPKAEESK, from the coding sequence ATGATGCGAACTCATTACTGCGGCTCTTTAACTGAAGCCCAAATCGACCAAACCGTTACATTATGCGGTTGGGTACATCGTCGCCGTGACCATGGCGGTGTTATTTTCCTTGATATGCGTGACCGTGATGGTCTCGTTCAAGTGGTTATTGACCCAGATACTCCAGAAGCATTTGCAACTGCAGATAAAGCACGCTCTGAATATGTATTAAAAATTACAGGTCGTGTTCGTCGCCGTTATGAAGGTACTGAAAACTCAAATATGGTGAGTGGTCAAATCGAAGTTTTAGGCAAAGAAATCGAAGTTCTTGCTGCTTCTGAAACTCCGCCATTCCCATTAAATGATGACACCATCAACGTGTCAGAAGAACACCGTTTAAAATACCGTTTCTTGGACATCCGTCGTCCAGAAATGTTAGATCGTTTACGTTTCCGTTCTAAAGTAACGAACCTGATCCGTAACTATTTAGATGATCACGGTTTCTTAGATGTTGAAACTCCAATTTTAACTCGTGCAACTCCTGAAGGTGCACGTGACTATTTAGTACCAAGTCGTGTACAAAATGGTAGCTTCTACGCACTTCCACAATCACCTCAATTGTTTAAACAATTATTGATGGTGGGTGGTATCGATCGTTACTACCAAATCGCGAAATGTTTCCGTGATGAAGACTTACGTGCTGACCGTCAGCCAGAATTCACTCAAATCGACATTGAAACATCGTTCTTAAATGACGATGAAATCATGGATTTGATGGAAGGCATGACTGTTAAACTGTTTAACGAATTGCTTGGCGTAAAATTTGAAAAATTCCGCCGTATGCCATATAGCGAAGCTATGCGTGACTATGCATCTGACAAACCAGATTTGCGTATTCCGTTGAAACTCGTTGACGTTGCAGACTTAATGCAAGAAGTAGAGTTCAAAGTATTTGCTGGTCCTGCAAAAGATCCTAAAGGTCGTATCGTTGCCTTACGTGTTCCAGGTGCAGCATCATTGCCACGTAGTGCAATCGATGAATACACCAAATTCGTTGGCATCTATGGTGCAAAAGGTTTGGCTTACATCAAAGTTAATGAACTCGCTAAAGGAATTGAAGGTCTTCAATCTCCAATCGTGAAATTCATTGAACCGATCGTACTTGAATTGTTGGACCGTGTCGGTGCACAAGATGGCGATATCGTATTCTTCGGTGCAGATAAAGCTAAAGTTGTAAACGATGCAATGGGCGCACTACGCGTCAAAATTGGTCATGACTTGAACCTTTCAACTTGTGAGTGGGCTCCACTTTGGGTTGTTGACTTCCCAATGTTCGAAGAAACTGACGATGGCAAATGGACTTCAGTTCACCACCCATTCACGCTACCTAAATCTAGCGTAGAAGACGTGAAGAGCAATCCAGGTGAAGCACTTTCTGTTGCTTACGACATGGTATTGAACGGTACTGAAGTTGGTGGTGGTTCACTTCGTATTTACACATTAGAAATGCAAAAAGCGATTTTTGAAGCGCTTGGTATCTCTGATGAAGAAGCAGAAGAGAAATTTAGCTTCTTGCTTAACGCACTTCGTTACGGTGCTCCTCCTCACGGTGGTTTGGCATTTGGTCTTGACCGTTTAGTGATGCTTATGACTGGCGCGACTTCAATTCGTGACGTGATTGCATTCCCTAAAACGAAAACTGCTGAATGTCCACTTACTCAAGCACCTGCTCCTGTTGAAGCAAATCAACTTCGTGACTTGGGCATCCGCTTACGTGAAAAGCCAAAAGCTGAAGAATCTAAATAA
- a CDS encoding stealth conserved region 3 domain-containing protein — protein MQPIDFVLIWVDSTDTRWQQDYIFYKSKETNIQVSELSDECRYRDWDNLQYWFRSVEKFCPWVRKIHLVTCGHFPEFLVENHPKLNLVTHDQIIDSDCLPTFNSHAIEINIHKIEGLAEHFVYFNDDTFINRPLEPEFFFQNGLPCDGIRLQPLMVVGGENFLGAVALTDVAIINKYFDKRKLFRNHPYALFNHRYPMSNNWDNFLSLYNRKFSSFYSMHLPQPFLKSVFEEVWVKEESYLKEVSSHRFRQPLDVNQYLFRLWQLCSARFYPVNIFERGQNFNLRMQNLPEINHVIKNEQLPQICLNDDEHVVDFEKLKKEIIQIFEQKFNTVSSFEKEVSH, from the coding sequence ATGCAGCCTATAGATTTTGTACTGATTTGGGTAGACTCAACTGATACTAGATGGCAGCAAGATTATATATTTTATAAATCTAAAGAAACAAATATACAGGTATCCGAGCTTAGTGATGAGTGCCGTTATCGGGATTGGGATAATCTTCAGTACTGGTTTAGATCTGTTGAAAAATTCTGTCCTTGGGTACGAAAAATTCACCTGGTAACTTGTGGTCATTTCCCTGAATTTTTAGTAGAAAATCATCCTAAATTGAATTTGGTAACACACGATCAAATTATAGATTCAGATTGTTTACCAACATTTAATTCTCATGCTATTGAAATTAATATCCATAAAATAGAAGGCCTTGCAGAACATTTTGTCTATTTTAATGATGATACTTTTATTAATCGACCATTAGAGCCTGAATTTTTCTTTCAAAATGGTTTGCCTTGTGATGGTATTCGATTACAGCCCTTGATGGTGGTCGGAGGGGAGAACTTTTTAGGTGCAGTTGCCTTAACTGATGTCGCCATTATCAATAAATATTTTGATAAGAGAAAACTATTTAGAAATCATCCTTATGCTCTTTTTAATCATCGATATCCGATGAGTAATAACTGGGATAATTTTTTAAGCTTATATAATCGAAAATTTTCAAGTTTTTATAGTATGCATTTACCTCAACCATTTTTGAAGTCAGTGTTTGAAGAGGTTTGGGTAAAAGAAGAAAGCTACTTGAAAGAGGTATCAAGTCATCGTTTTAGACAACCTTTAGATGTTAACCAATATTTGTTTAGGCTTTGGCAATTATGTTCTGCGCGTTTTTACCCAGTAAATATATTTGAGCGTGGCCAAAATTTTAATTTAAGAATGCAAAATCTTCCTGAAATTAATCATGTGATTAAGAATGAACAACTTCCGCAGATTTGTTTAAATGATGATGAGCACGTGGTCGATTTTGAAAAACTAAAAAAAGAAATTATTCAGATTTTTGAACAAAAATTTAATACGGTCTCAAGTTTTGAAAAAGAAGTATCTCATTAA
- a CDS encoding lipooligosaccharide outer core biosynthesis glycosyltransferase GtrOC6, translated as MIKQKNIIIGSATGYSTDLISSFVYSLEKTDFDGILALIIYKEQLTEFVNAFSDIKGFKIEFKISTIGKFKSKSKYSGLYKFKLVKNLFKKIISLSVNEAIPDSKIRALKITGYPHVSRFFEYKEIIESHSDASHVLLSDVRDVFFQSNPFKNLGKGLFVGMENPDFTIGTEQYNRKWILDAYGESFYNIAKDEQVSCSGVTIGDHESIRVYIGKMIEEFCKQPYQKMSERIYDQAMHNKLLINKELAGVTRCQPFESIIVTLGLYPIDQIAVNDQGFIINHNQEIIPIVHQHDRHPDLLKLCEGYIGK; from the coding sequence ATGATTAAGCAAAAAAATATTATTATCGGGTCAGCAACTGGTTACAGTACTGACCTCATCTCCTCTTTTGTGTATTCTTTAGAAAAGACAGACTTTGATGGCATATTGGCTTTAATTATCTATAAAGAGCAACTGACAGAGTTTGTGAATGCATTCTCAGATATCAAAGGTTTTAAAATTGAGTTTAAAATTTCAACTATTGGGAAGTTTAAATCAAAGTCAAAATATTCTGGTCTTTATAAATTCAAGTTGGTAAAAAATCTTTTTAAAAAAATTATTAGCTTAAGTGTAAATGAAGCAATTCCCGATTCAAAGATTCGAGCTCTTAAAATTACAGGTTATCCGCATGTAAGCCGTTTTTTTGAATATAAAGAAATTATAGAAAGCCATTCTGATGCTTCACATGTATTGCTTAGCGATGTTCGAGATGTTTTCTTTCAAAGTAATCCTTTCAAAAATCTCGGCAAGGGTCTCTTTGTAGGCATGGAAAATCCGGATTTCACCATAGGTACAGAGCAATACAATCGAAAATGGATCTTGGATGCATATGGAGAGAGTTTTTATAATATTGCAAAAGATGAGCAAGTCTCTTGTTCAGGTGTCACTATTGGTGATCATGAATCAATCAGAGTCTATATCGGGAAGATGATTGAAGAGTTCTGCAAACAGCCATATCAAAAAATGTCTGAAAGAATTTATGATCAAGCCATGCATAATAAATTATTAATTAATAAAGAATTAGCTGGTGTAACTCGCTGTCAGCCATTTGAATCTATTATCGTAACTCTTGGGTTATACCCTATAGACCAAATTGCAGTTAATGATCAAGGATTTATTATTAATCATAATCAAGAAATTATTCCGATTGTCCATCAGCATGATAGACATCCGGATCTACTTAAGTTATGTGAAGGCTATATTGGAAAGTAG
- a CDS encoding glycosyltransferase family 25 protein, translating to MKKYLISIESTNSERLKKLYSQATFYKYRDEFKQFGVIGKNLSVSEYFQQGVAGKKKPMTPGELGCAMSHIAALKDFLNSDEEYAIIFEDDVIERFEIDFQDLEKSIRSLNLGPCFFLSLGGIQMKICNRVRGNFLSEELFNQKVLKVDYDYLEKLAYAYAYVVDRKMAQMLVDYHQPIKIYDHWQDLVGRGDFSFYVSFLFDHPIIENNDALSYLEKERSLITPPSQDDSDLLRYLRVKLKKYILNKYII from the coding sequence ATGAAAAAATATTTAATCAGTATTGAATCTACGAATAGTGAACGTTTAAAAAAGTTGTACTCTCAAGCAACATTTTACAAATATCGTGATGAATTTAAGCAATTTGGGGTTATAGGTAAAAATTTAAGTGTTAGTGAGTATTTTCAACAGGGCGTAGCAGGCAAGAAAAAACCAATGACGCCTGGTGAACTTGGTTGTGCAATGTCACATATTGCTGCATTAAAAGATTTTTTAAATTCTGATGAAGAATATGCCATTATTTTTGAAGATGATGTGATTGAACGTTTTGAAATTGATTTCCAAGATTTAGAAAAAAGCATTCGCTCTTTGAACTTGGGCCCTTGCTTTTTCCTAAGCTTGGGCGGTATTCAAATGAAAATATGCAATCGTGTTCGTGGAAATTTTTTGTCTGAAGAATTATTTAACCAAAAAGTTTTAAAAGTTGATTACGACTATCTTGAAAAGCTTGCCTATGCTTATGCCTATGTTGTAGATCGTAAAATGGCTCAAATGTTGGTTGATTATCATCAACCGATAAAAATTTATGACCATTGGCAAGATCTTGTGGGAAGAGGGGATTTTAGTTTTTATGTCAGCTTTTTATTCGATCATCCAATCATTGAAAATAATGATGCGTTAAGTTATCTAGAAAAGGAAAGAAGCTTAATCACGCCACCTTCACAAGATGACAGTGATTTATTGCGTTACTTAAGAGTTAAATTAAAGAAATATATACTTAATAAATATATAATTTAG
- a CDS encoding glycosyltransferase, which produces MKIVQIMATDGGKIGGLEKHTFQLCAELSAKQEVHLFLDLNYRNAIPQLEHLHCHYFDFSKGRMNISLLYSLFKEIKKITPDIVHAQGGKASKMLSFLLPFLRVPSVATIHGMKNNMRSYRHFNEVITVSQAVADKVSEYRPVHVVYNGVAQEKRLTGDISRTTLKKALAIGRLDPVKGFDQLIEAWQGFEVQLEILGEGPEHERLSQLIKDLHLQDKIKLVGYQPDIYPYLAASDLVVVSSLKEGGPLIVAEALLVNKPVIATDVGMVREFIPEKYIAKDNTVLEIKKLIGVAIENFEHVQRDFEPAFNKAKDELSLKAMVNKTLDIYKLALR; this is translated from the coding sequence ATGAAAATTGTTCAGATTATGGCAACAGATGGTGGAAAGATTGGTGGTCTAGAAAAGCATACTTTTCAACTTTGTGCAGAATTATCAGCCAAGCAAGAAGTTCATTTGTTTTTAGACTTAAACTATCGAAATGCAATACCTCAATTAGAACATCTTCATTGTCATTATTTTGATTTTTCTAAAGGAAGAATGAATATCAGTCTTCTTTATTCACTTTTTAAAGAAATTAAAAAAATTACTCCAGATATTGTCCATGCGCAAGGCGGAAAAGCATCAAAAATGTTGAGTTTTCTTCTGCCTTTTTTAAGAGTTCCAAGTGTGGCAACCATTCATGGTATGAAAAATAACATGCGTAGTTATCGTCATTTTAATGAGGTAATTACTGTAAGTCAGGCGGTAGCAGATAAAGTTAGTGAATATCGACCAGTTCATGTTGTTTATAATGGTGTTGCTCAGGAAAAAAGATTGACTGGTGATATATCCAGAACAACTCTAAAAAAAGCCCTCGCCATCGGTCGATTAGATCCAGTAAAAGGTTTTGATCAACTTATAGAAGCATGGCAAGGGTTTGAAGTTCAGCTAGAAATATTGGGTGAAGGGCCAGAGCATGAACGTTTAAGTCAGTTAATTAAAGATCTTCATTTACAAGATAAAATTAAATTAGTGGGTTATCAGCCAGATATTTATCCATACCTGGCCGCAAGTGATTTAGTAGTGGTATCTTCCTTAAAAGAAGGAGGCCCTTTAATTGTTGCGGAAGCTTTATTGGTAAATAAACCTGTAATTGCCACCGATGTTGGTATGGTAAGAGAGTTTATTCCAGAGAAATATATTGCAAAAGATAATACCGTATTAGAGATTAAAAAATTAATTGGAGTTGCTATTGAAAACTTTGAGCATGTCCAGCGTGACTTTGAGCCTGCTTTTAATAAAGCTAAGGATGAATTATCTTTAAAAGCAATGGTTAATAAAACACTAGATATTTATAAATTAGCGTTGAGATAA
- a CDS encoding glycosyltransferase family 2 protein, producing MNKIPCSVYIVTLNCSAWLERTLQSVCEFDEVIILDSGSTDNTYEIAEQFENTQISHQDWQGYAGQKSLALAKCHNDWVLNLDGDEVLSEELKQEIVETIQQNKLDALITPINDVFLGVPNSKHTKKHAKVRFFRKSKGHYDLANKVHENVIVDGESQRAQHDIYHYGESSIFVKVEKNNQYSNLKALEKYQKGKSPSIAKLVLVMPVTFLKSYFIRRSFLNGWRGFVNSMINAFYAFLKEAKLFEQTMNKDKNK from the coding sequence ATGAATAAAATTCCATGTAGTGTCTATATTGTCACTTTAAATTGTAGTGCTTGGTTAGAGCGAACTTTGCAAAGTGTTTGTGAGTTTGATGAAGTTATTATTTTAGACTCTGGCAGTACTGATAATACTTATGAAATTGCAGAGCAGTTTGAAAATACCCAAATTTCTCATCAAGACTGGCAAGGCTATGCTGGGCAAAAAAGCTTGGCTTTGGCAAAGTGCCATAATGATTGGGTGCTTAACTTAGATGGTGATGAAGTTTTGTCGGAAGAGTTAAAACAAGAAATTGTTGAGACTATTCAACAGAATAAACTTGATGCACTCATCACACCGATTAATGATGTTTTTTTAGGTGTTCCTAACAGTAAACACACTAAAAAACATGCAAAAGTACGTTTTTTCCGAAAATCCAAAGGCCATTATGATCTTGCCAATAAAGTCCATGAAAATGTGATTGTGGATGGTGAATCTCAGCGTGCTCAACATGATATTTATCATTATGGCGAGTCGAGCATTTTCGTAAAAGTCGAAAAAAACAACCAATATTCAAATCTCAAAGCATTAGAGAAATATCAAAAAGGAAAGTCGCCAAGCATTGCAAAATTAGTTTTGGTCATGCCAGTGACTTTTCTAAAGTCTTACTTTATTCGCCGTAGTTTCTTAAATGGTTGGCGTGGTTTTGTAAACAGTATGATTAACGCGTTTTATGCTTTTCTAAAAGAAGCCAAGTTGTTTGAACAGACTATGAATAAAGATAAAAATAAGTAG
- a CDS encoding polysaccharide deacetylase family protein yields MMWFLYVAVGLIALAALLYVLGNYTFWLPFRSNKLPRIVMLHQVTPKDAASGMNMPPDKFEQLLKLLTRKGATFCYVSELEQYRNQKNVVALSFDDGFMDNYLYAYPLLKKYNAKATIYLATQIEGIEKLTHEQIHEMANSGLIEFGAHTQHHVNLLKLDDQTAYDEMLQSKRDVEALVGKCPSFAYPFGRFNEKHQKMAQEIGFKNAVSTRKKIEAYEPVNQFNIPRVSTHGAMNALQMRIALAKGRYKL; encoded by the coding sequence ATGATGTGGTTTTTGTACGTTGCGGTAGGCCTCATAGCACTTGCTGCATTGTTATATGTGCTAGGTAATTATACTTTTTGGCTTCCTTTTCGTTCGAATAAACTACCACGCATTGTGATGTTGCATCAGGTTACCCCTAAAGATGCGGCCTCTGGCATGAACATGCCGCCTGATAAGTTTGAACAACTCTTAAAGTTGTTGACGCGTAAAGGTGCTACTTTTTGTTATGTCTCTGAGCTTGAACAATACCGCAATCAAAAAAATGTCGTTGCTTTAAGTTTTGACGATGGCTTTATGGATAATTATCTTTATGCCTATCCCTTACTTAAAAAATATAATGCAAAGGCAACTATTTATTTGGCGACGCAAATTGAAGGAATCGAAAAGCTAACTCATGAACAAATCCATGAAATGGCGAATTCTGGTTTGATTGAGTTTGGTGCACATACACAACATCATGTGAACCTACTTAAACTTGATGATCAAACTGCTTATGATGAGATGCTTCAATCTAAACGTGACGTTGAAGCATTAGTTGGGAAATGCCCGAGCTTTGCTTATCCATTTGGTCGTTTTAACGAAAAGCACCAAAAAATGGCGCAAGAGATTGGCTTTAAAAACGCTGTATCGACACGTAAAAAAATCGAAGCGTATGAACCTGTTAATCAATTTAATATTCCACGTGTCAGCACGCATGGTGCCATGAATGCTTTACAGATGCGTATCGCCCTTGCTAAAGGACGTTATAAGTTATGA
- a CDS encoding glycosyltransferase, translated as MKILHIANFGFNKQGAHFYCTDRKISAGLIENGHFVYDFSFRDMARMGTIFKTKKLGANWANKEVLKVVNNIEPDLVLIGHSDLMSPDVLRQIKESYPHTKIAFWYVDPLYLENKLGFVKAFSPYLDAIFCTTGGEYLQKLKQPHLSVAYLPNVGHRNVETLQQFSNSKTDKTFIFCGVVYKEPEREKFLKDLADALQKGHVNYQYYGCFEQIGVYGKAYYKVLSETKMGLNYSRRNDVTLYSSDRIVQLTGNGLLTFSPRIPGFEKLYTEQEVVYFDDQFDLAKKIQFFDQNPDQAEKIAKEGWEKTRKSFNAKRITQFMVEVTFKQPLSENYEWSHEVYA; from the coding sequence ATGAAAATATTGCATATCGCAAATTTTGGCTTTAATAAACAAGGCGCGCATTTTTACTGCACAGACCGTAAAATTTCTGCCGGATTAATTGAAAATGGCCATTTCGTTTATGATTTTAGTTTTCGTGATATGGCTCGAATGGGTACCATTTTTAAAACAAAAAAACTGGGTGCCAATTGGGCCAATAAAGAAGTCTTAAAAGTCGTTAATAACATTGAACCTGACTTAGTCCTTATTGGTCATAGTGACTTGATGAGTCCGGATGTTCTAAGACAAATTAAAGAATCTTATCCCCATACTAAAATTGCATTTTGGTATGTTGACCCACTTTATCTAGAAAACAAACTTGGCTTTGTAAAAGCATTCTCGCCGTATTTAGATGCTATTTTCTGTACAACAGGCGGTGAGTATCTACAGAAGTTAAAGCAACCTCATTTAAGCGTAGCCTATTTACCTAATGTGGGTCATCGCAATGTAGAAACATTACAGCAGTTCTCAAACTCTAAAACTGACAAAACTTTTATTTTCTGTGGTGTAGTCTACAAAGAACCTGAGCGTGAAAAATTCTTAAAGGACTTGGCAGATGCTCTGCAAAAAGGTCATGTGAACTACCAATATTATGGTTGTTTTGAGCAAATAGGTGTTTATGGTAAAGCGTATTATAAAGTTCTGTCTGAAACAAAAATGGGACTCAATTATTCACGCCGTAATGATGTAACCTTGTATAGTTCTGACCGTATTGTACAACTAACTGGTAATGGTTTACTCACCTTTAGCCCAAGAATTCCGGGCTTTGAGAAGCTCTATACTGAGCAGGAAGTGGTTTACTTTGATGATCAGTTCGACTTGGCCAAGAAGATCCAATTCTTTGATCAAAACCCAGATCAGGCTGAAAAAATAGCGAAAGAGGGTTGGGAGAAAACACGTAAATCTTTCAATGCTAAGCGCATCACCCAGTTCATGGTTGAAGTGACATTTAAGCAGCCCCTTTCAGAAAATTATGAATGGTCACATGAGGTTTATGCATGA
- a CDS encoding phosphoethanolamine transferase — protein MIFQFKTGKLWFFLYCFMLLVPSCIISGDGFLKALYPLIFFVFLIYHYRRFFWLSLPIYLLSPFALYYEITYNAPTEISVWLTILGSSTTEGKVYLSTLDFPLAISLIIAYIVPLVFFYYFIPNQRLKTPIWLRILALCLIFSPIQRYFKAPDHEQGFLNIYRHFKQSYPLNLLLGLPAASLEVDRVKDFIATQNKIECTQVKETRPTTTVLVIGESARRDRLSLFGYAKNNTTPYLAKYKQDLWLFNNTISGSYMTSKSVPTLLTGKLNGTDNLSPSIVNAFNAAGYKTYWFSAQSQYGEYDSLVSAYASSAQETHFLTQHSYSASLETHYDAELLKSFDRALAEKTPHKFIVLHLYGSHADFAKRYPQQFNKFQDTYDNTVLYTDYLLNEVIQKLKATNVDANLIYTSDHGLNLGECRENSSLHLDMKNNFDVPLIMWSSSSWKQHNPQMANILSQEQSSAISSINILPTLLDMRGIHCKTISQDKSLFNSKYKTYPREVLATSETVNYDTGYDDDQCHLVN, from the coding sequence GTGATTTTTCAATTCAAGACAGGAAAGTTATGGTTCTTTCTTTATTGCTTTATGCTCCTTGTTCCATCGTGCATTATTTCGGGTGATGGCTTTCTCAAGGCTTTGTATCCGCTTATTTTTTTCGTTTTTTTAATTTATCATTATCGCCGTTTTTTCTGGCTTAGCTTACCTATTTATCTCTTAAGCCCTTTTGCGCTCTATTACGAAATTACCTATAACGCTCCAACTGAAATATCAGTATGGCTTACCATTTTAGGAAGCTCGACAACTGAAGGTAAAGTTTATTTATCCACATTAGATTTTCCTTTAGCAATTAGTTTAATTATTGCGTATATCGTCCCTCTGGTTTTCTTTTATTATTTTATTCCAAATCAAAGACTAAAAACCCCAATATGGCTACGTATTTTAGCCTTATGTCTCATCTTTTCACCTATTCAACGCTACTTTAAAGCACCTGACCATGAGCAAGGTTTTTTAAATATCTATCGTCATTTTAAACAATCTTATCCTTTAAATTTACTTCTTGGCTTACCTGCAGCGAGCCTTGAGGTAGACCGTGTAAAAGACTTTATAGCAACACAAAATAAGATTGAATGTACACAAGTCAAGGAAACTCGCCCTACCACTACGGTACTGGTTATTGGTGAAAGTGCTCGACGTGATCGTTTAAGTTTATTTGGCTATGCAAAAAACAATACGACGCCTTATCTAGCAAAATATAAACAAGATTTATGGTTATTTAATAATACGATTTCAGGCTCTTATATGACCAGTAAGTCTGTACCTACCTTATTAACAGGTAAGCTAAACGGTACTGATAATTTAAGCCCATCTATTGTGAATGCCTTCAATGCAGCAGGTTATAAAACTTATTGGTTTAGCGCACAATCTCAATATGGTGAATATGATTCTCTAGTTTCAGCCTACGCATCTTCTGCTCAAGAAACGCATTTTTTGACACAACATTCATATTCAGCATCACTCGAAACGCATTATGATGCAGAGCTACTCAAATCATTTGATCGAGCATTGGCAGAAAAAACACCACATAAATTCATTGTTTTGCATCTTTATGGTTCACATGCAGATTTTGCAAAACGCTATCCACAGCAATTTAATAAATTCCAAGATACCTATGACAATACGGTACTTTATACAGACTATCTGCTCAACGAAGTCATCCAAAAATTAAAAGCAACCAACGTGGACGCCAATTTAATTTACACCTCTGACCATGGCTTGAATCTTGGAGAATGTAGAGAAAATAGCTCATTACATTTAGATATGAAAAATAATTTCGATGTTCCTTTAATTATGTGGAGTTCAAGCTCTTGGAAACAGCACAATCCACAAATGGCGAATATTCTTTCGCAAGAACAAAGCAGTGCAATTAGCTCAATTAATATATTGCCCACCCTCTTAGATATGAGAGGTATTCACTGTAAAACTATTTCTCAAGATAAATCTTTATTTAATTCAAAATATAAAACCTATCCAAGAGAGGTTTTAGCTACATCAGAAACGGTTAACTATGATACAGGTTATGATGATGACCAATGTCATTTAGTGAATTGA
- a CDS encoding ELM1/GtrOC1 family putative glycosyltransferase, with the protein MHIVYVSDGKAGHRSQALGLFQAMQRQQTNATFEEVSIHDLPIGSLIKALFSSANFLFKQAPDFIFGVGSHTHFRVWLLGKIFKKAKTIILMKPNLPIAWFDCAVIPEHDGIPANGRVIVTRGALNPICNENRHQASRILIALGGSSKRHQWNQEKVLLSVQQIVENNPDSEIVLTTSRRTPDGFIDILKQQSFARKLQIYPVEQTPQGWIFEEMQKAEAVWVTEDSVSMIFEALTAGCRVGVIAMDRIKQDRITNAVDMLLQNKLITNAFVINLLPEAQVFQEADRVVHQFTK; encoded by the coding sequence ATGCATATTGTCTATGTCTCTGATGGTAAAGCAGGGCATCGTTCACAAGCTTTAGGTTTGTTTCAGGCGATGCAAAGACAGCAGACAAATGCAACTTTTGAAGAAGTTTCTATTCATGACTTGCCTATAGGCTCTTTAATCAAAGCACTTTTCTCTTCAGCAAATTTCTTATTTAAACAAGCGCCCGATTTTATATTTGGGGTGGGAAGTCATACGCACTTTCGTGTCTGGTTACTCGGTAAAATTTTTAAAAAGGCTAAGACTATTATTTTAATGAAGCCAAATTTACCTATTGCTTGGTTCGACTGTGCTGTGATTCCAGAGCATGATGGTATTCCTGCAAATGGTCGCGTCATTGTTACACGTGGCGCCCTCAATCCAATCTGTAATGAAAACCGCCATCAAGCTTCAAGAATTTTAATCGCATTGGGTGGCTCATCTAAACGTCATCAATGGAACCAAGAGAAAGTATTATTGAGTGTTCAACAAATTGTTGAGAATAATCCAGACTCCGAAATTGTTCTGACAACTTCACGACGAACCCCAGACGGTTTTATTGATATTTTAAAGCAACAAAGCTTTGCCAGAAAATTACAGATATATCCAGTTGAGCAAACACCTCAAGGCTGGATTTTTGAAGAAATGCAAAAAGCAGAAGCAGTGTGGGTAACAGAAGATAGTGTGTCTATGATTTTTGAGGCGCTTACTGCTGGTTGCCGAGTCGGTGTGATTGCAATGGATCGCATCAAACAAGATCGTATTACCAATGCAGTTGATATGTTGCTACAGAACAAGCTCATAACAAATGCATTTGTTATCAATTTGCTTCCTGAAGCACAGGTCTTTCAGGAAGCAGATCGGGTCGTGCATCAATTCACTAAATGA